In a single window of the Campylobacter fetus subsp. testudinum 03-427 genome:
- a CDS encoding two-component system sensor histidine kinase (Pfam matches to PF00512.21 HisKA, and to PF02518.22 HATPase_c): MSIFKKLVILLVISFVLMSLLSYKTNDINDEKTILLYKEKYIKNANDILSFLMLDDTKSLLERLKIMGFEIVDKPKDISKYKNIYEQNIDLGEMKIYKKGGILYLALEYMGNEIFICDETQISQNREKNILNFMIYADIFLLFVIFAVFIKMLIPIKNLAKGIEKFGMGDFSYRLKESKNGDEIAIVISKFNEMANSLEMVNRARMQFLTDISHELRTPISKSKIALSFLEDGKYKNILKNSVTAMDKLTDELLHIERLNSNNVQFEIKEWSIESILLESLSKMIILDEILDVEMKSIFSVNADLNYISIAIKNLIDNAIKYNDYQKDSRIYIKSMPNKLCIISSGEKLDKPLEFYTSVFTRDESARSGYGYGLNLVKRVLDKHNFELVYEHTGEKNIFCIIFSI; encoded by the coding sequence ATGTCGATATTTAAAAAACTAGTTATACTTCTTGTGATAAGTTTTGTATTAATGAGTCTTTTATCATATAAAACAAACGATATAAATGATGAAAAAACCATACTTTTATACAAAGAAAAGTATATAAAAAATGCAAATGATATACTTAGCTTTTTAATGCTAGATGATACAAAAAGTCTCTTAGAAAGACTAAAAATAATGGGATTTGAGATAGTAGATAAACCAAAAGATATAAGCAAATACAAAAATATATATGAGCAAAATATCGACTTAGGAGAGATGAAAATATATAAAAAAGGCGGTATTTTGTATTTGGCTTTGGAGTATATGGGTAATGAGATATTTATATGCGACGAAACACAAATATCGCAAAATAGGGAAAAAAATATATTAAATTTTATGATATATGCTGATATATTTTTGCTGTTTGTGATATTTGCCGTATTTATAAAAATGCTTATACCTATAAAAAACTTAGCTAAAGGAATAGAAAAATTTGGTATGGGCGACTTCTCGTACAGACTCAAAGAGAGTAAAAACGGTGATGAGATAGCGATAGTTATAAGTAAATTTAATGAAATGGCAAACTCTTTAGAAATGGTAAATAGAGCCAGAATGCAGTTTTTAACAGATATAAGCCATGAGTTAAGAACGCCTATCTCAAAGTCTAAAATCGCACTTAGTTTTTTAGAAGACGGAAAATATAAAAATATATTAAAAAACTCAGTAACTGCGATGGATAAACTAACAGATGAGCTGCTACATATAGAAAGACTAAACTCAAATAATGTTCAGTTTGAGATAAAAGAGTGGAGTATAGAGAGCATACTTTTAGAAAGTTTATCGAAAATGATAATTTTAGATGAAATTTTAGATGTGGAAATGAAAAGTATATTTAGCGTCAATGCTGATCTAAACTATATCTCAATCGCTATAAAAAATCTTATAGATAATGCTATAAAATACAACGATTATCAAAAAGATAGTAGAATTTATATAAAATCAATGCCAAATAAACTCTGCATAATAAGCAGTGGAGAAAAACTAGATAAACCGCTTGAGTTTTATACTAGCGTATTTACTAGAGATGAAAGTGCAAGAAGCGGTTATGGATATGGACTGAATCTTGTAAAAAGAGTGCTTGATAAACATAATTTTGAGCTTGTTTATGAGCATACTGGCGAAAAAAATATATTTTGTATAATATTTAGCATATAA
- the nosC1 gene encoding monoheme c-type cytochrome has protein sequence MKKTVIFASAFLLLVGCSQQDNKFDKNETKNEVTEQNASIVVKKSENQINEKNNWITYDIDGKKSVKFGLGDDNNETTKSIGALAMTRTPLQSINKALIRGTLSKNFIIKCSACHDDYANGIIGPSLLTKSQDEIFKMIEAYKTKTKVNVLMADLVKRMDDKEIMDLAIEISTFNEQFRSKK, from the coding sequence ATGAAAAAAACAGTTATATTTGCCAGTGCATTTTTACTATTAGTCGGCTGTAGTCAGCAAGATAACAAATTTGATAAAAATGAGACCAAAAATGAAGTAACCGAACAAAACGCGTCTATAGTGGTTAAAAAAAGTGAAAATCAAATAAATGAGAAAAACAACTGGATAACCTATGATATAGACGGAAAAAAGAGCGTCAAATTTGGGCTTGGTGATGATAATAATGAAACTACAAAGTCAATAGGTGCTTTAGCTATGACTAGAACTCCTCTTCAAAGTATAAATAAAGCTTTGATAAGAGGAACTTTAAGTAAAAACTTTATTATCAAATGTTCAGCTTGTCACGACGACTATGCAAACGGTATCATAGGTCCATCTCTTCTTACAAAGAGCCAAGATGAGATATTTAAAATGATAGAAGCTTATAAAACAAAAACTAAAGTAAATGTTTTAATGGCAGATCTTGTAAAACGTATGGACGATAAAGAGATTATGGATTTAGCCATTGAGATAAGTACATTTAATGAGCAATTTAGGAGTAAGAAATGA
- the nosF gene encoding copper ABC transporter NosDFY, putative ATP-binding protein NosF (Pfam match to PF00005.23 ABC_tran), which produces MINLKNVTKKFGALSVLDCVNLDIDDAKKVLIIGQNGAGKTTLMKTILGEILLNSGEVLINGVDPAKDRKKALSYISFVPQNPPPLKLSVGELCWLSISSSGSNLDDIKAYLKALNLDFDKEDKKPFYKLSGGMKQKILIAIALARNGDILMFDEPTANLDPEARECFLNLLSDKFKEKTIIFISHRLSEVKGIVECVVEMDLGRITSIKDLSKEDR; this is translated from the coding sequence TTGATAAATTTAAAAAATGTTACTAAAAAATTTGGCGCACTTAGCGTCTTGGACTGTGTAAATTTAGATATAGATGACGCTAAAAAAGTTCTCATCATAGGTCAAAACGGAGCAGGAAAAACAACTCTTATGAAGACTATTTTAGGTGAAATTTTACTAAATAGCGGAGAAGTGCTGATAAACGGTGTAGATCCTGCTAAAGACCGCAAAAAAGCTCTATCATATATAAGTTTTGTACCGCAAAATCCGCCTCCTTTGAAACTAAGCGTAGGTGAGCTTTGCTGGCTTAGCATAAGCTCAAGTGGATCAAATTTAGATGATATAAAAGCTTATTTAAAAGCTTTGAATTTAGATTTTGACAAAGAGGATAAAAAACCGTTTTATAAGCTATCAGGAGGTATGAAACAAAAAATTTTGATAGCCATAGCTTTAGCTAGAAACGGCGATATACTGATGTTTGATGAACCCACTGCAAATCTTGATCCAGAAGCTAGAGAGTGTTTTTTAAATTTACTAAGCGATAAATTTAAAGAAAAAACTATTATATTTATATCGCACCGACTAAGCGAAGTAAAAGGTATCGTAGAATGCGTCGTAGAGATGGATTTAGGACGTATAACCTCTATAAAAGATTTATCAAAGGAAGATAGATGA
- a CDS encoding diheme cytochrome c (Pfam match to PF09626.6 DHC), with protein sequence MRILIAMCLAFVMLYAKAPKGPEVKPVDNDLYKKECASCHFGYQPGLMSSESWVWIMQNLENHYGSDASLDEQSSKDILAYLLSNASEKALMYKRSVKLTKSMENGVLYKSITEIPYHIKKHKKLEKWMITQKEVKTLSNCSACHKSADKGVYGKKSIDIPNYGQWRD encoded by the coding sequence ATGAGAATTTTAATAGCAATGTGTTTGGCTTTTGTGATGTTGTATGCAAAAGCCCCTAAAGGTCCTGAGGTGAAACCTGTGGATAATGATCTGTATAAAAAAGAGTGCGCTAGCTGTCATTTTGGCTATCAGCCGGGGTTGATGTCTAGTGAATCATGGGTATGGATAATGCAAAATTTAGAAAACCACTACGGAAGTGATGCTAGCTTAGATGAGCAAAGCAGTAAGGATATACTAGCATATCTTTTATCAAACGCAAGCGAAAAAGCACTTATGTATAAAAGAAGTGTTAAGCTAACAAAATCTATGGAAAATGGAGTTTTATACAAATCCATAACTGAAATTCCATATCACATAAAAAAACATAAAAAGCTGGAAAAATGGATGATAACTCAAAAAGAGGTAAAAACTCTATCGAACTGTAGTGCGTGTCATAAATCCGCAGACAAAGGAGTATATGGGAAAAAAAGTATAGATATACCAAATTACGGACAATGGCGTGACTAA
- the nosC2 gene encoding monoheme c-type cytochrome (Pfam match to PF00034.16 Cytochrom_C; draft locus tag CAMSH0001_0998) has protein sequence MNIGKGIALGFGVVIVFLMGYLLMSGDAQPEAKTVAQKTGEQLEKKAVNNNDLATDAAELNKILELKQSLENRSDGVSKLYLTSCAPCHAKDGKGVIAPSIAGKKKEEILARLHDYKANLVPNTLMKGVLDNVSDENLTALAEEISLFK, from the coding sequence ATGAATATAGGCAAGGGTATAGCTTTAGGCTTTGGTGTAGTTATTGTGTTTCTAATGGGATATTTGTTGATGAGTGGAGATGCGCAACCAGAAGCTAAAACAGTAGCGCAAAAAACAGGAGAACAGCTTGAGAAAAAAGCGGTAAATAACAACGACTTAGCTACAGACGCCGCAGAGTTAAATAAGATATTAGAGTTAAAACAGAGTTTAGAAAACAGAAGCGATGGCGTAAGCAAACTCTACTTGACTAGTTGTGCTCCATGCCATGCAAAAGACGGAAAAGGAGTTATAGCTCCAAGTATAGCGGGAAAAAAGAAAGAAGAAATTTTGGCTAGATTGCATGATTATAAAGCTAACCTTGTACCAAATACGCTTATGAAAGGTGTTTTGGATAATGTTAGTGATGAAAATTTAACCGCCTTAGCAGAAGAAATTTCTTTGTTTAAGTAA
- the nosL gene encoding nitrous oxide reductase accessory protein (Pfam match to PF05573.8 NosL), translating to MRKIFFLALFCTFLFGENLKTDPFFKDVNTTCPIKFIDVFSHPDWISVLEYKNGEKILFSSVKPMFHYFHMNPAKHISPLKTMLVTDFKTHTLIDASTAYYVFGSGIMSNSGDDLIPFASLDDAKAFMSANHGHKILEFKDVTKKLIDYLN from the coding sequence ATGAGAAAAATTTTTTTCTTAGCTCTATTTTGTACATTTTTGTTCGGTGAAAATTTAAAAACCGATCCATTTTTTAAAGATGTTAATACCACTTGTCCCATTAAATTCATAGACGTATTTTCTCATCCTGATTGGATATCTGTTTTGGAGTACAAAAATGGCGAAAAGATACTTTTTAGTTCGGTAAAACCTATGTTTCACTACTTTCATATGAATCCTGCGAAGCATATCTCACCATTAAAAACTATGCTTGTAACTGATTTTAAAACTCACACTTTGATAGATGCTTCAACAGCGTATTACGTATTTGGTAGTGGCATAATGAGCAATAGCGGTGATGACCTCATACCATTTGCGAGTTTAGATGACGCTAAAGCATTTATGAGTGCTAACCACGGTCATAAGATTTTAGAATTCAAAGATGTAACTAAAAAGCTAATTGATTATCTAAACTAA
- the nosD gene encoding copper ABC transporter NosDFY, periplasmic copper-binding protein NosD (Pfam match to PF05048.9 NosD), with product MRKLCLFLLIIQASFANPLQNAIDSASPGDIIELGDAKYVGNIVINKAITIDGKNRAVIQGEGKGDVIKIISSNVSLLNLNIQGSGDSHTTIDSAISCDQANEISIIGNHISDSLFGINFKQCNASVIKDNFITSKDVDLGLRGDAIRLWYSHDNLVQSNHIQKSRDMVIWYSSNNIIRKNYGEYGRYSLHFMYAGKNLVEENVFKYNSVGIFFMFSSGSLVKNNQVLSSTGAFGVGIGMKDTSDFVIQNNILSYNARGLYLDQSPFQPGTINKFENNQILYNTVGVQFHATQHKSIFLENDFIGNMEVAINDTPGSKIAKNEWSKNYFDDYEGFDRNKDGIGDLPYQNYTYLDSLWQYHPNLRFFYGSSIISILNFIARLAPFSNPELLITDENPRIKRAYYE from the coding sequence GTGAGAAAACTCTGCTTATTTTTACTCATCATTCAAGCAAGTTTTGCAAATCCCTTGCAAAATGCTATCGATAGTGCAAGTCCAGGAGATATAATCGAGCTTGGAGATGCTAAATACGTCGGAAATATCGTGATAAATAAAGCCATCACGATAGACGGTAAAAACAGAGCAGTTATCCAAGGAGAGGGAAAAGGAGATGTTATAAAGATTATTAGTTCTAACGTCTCTCTTTTAAATTTAAATATTCAAGGTAGTGGCGACTCTCATACGACTATAGATTCAGCTATTAGCTGTGATCAAGCAAACGAGATAAGCATTATAGGTAACCACATAAGCGACTCTTTGTTTGGTATAAATTTCAAACAGTGTAACGCTTCTGTGATAAAAGATAATTTTATAACTTCAAAAGATGTTGATTTGGGACTTAGAGGCGATGCTATAAGACTTTGGTATAGCCATGATAATTTAGTACAGAGCAACCATATACAAAAAAGTAGAGATATGGTTATTTGGTATTCGAGTAATAATATTATAAGAAAAAATTACGGCGAATACGGTAGATACTCTTTACATTTTATGTACGCTGGTAAAAATTTAGTAGAGGAAAACGTATTTAAGTACAACTCAGTAGGTATATTTTTTATGTTTTCATCTGGATCTCTTGTGAAAAATAACCAAGTTCTAAGTTCTACTGGAGCATTTGGAGTTGGTATCGGTATGAAAGATACGAGCGATTTTGTGATACAAAACAATATACTTTCATACAATGCAAGAGGATTATATCTTGATCAGTCGCCATTTCAGCCAGGAACAATAAACAAATTTGAAAATAATCAAATTTTATACAACACCGTTGGAGTTCAGTTCCACGCTACTCAGCACAAAAGTATATTTTTAGAAAATGATTTTATAGGAAATATGGAAGTCGCTATAAATGATACTCCAGGCTCAAAGATAGCTAAAAATGAGTGGAGCAAAAACTATTTTGACGATTATGAAGGTTTTGATAGAAATAAAGACGGTATAGGAGACCTTCCATATCAAAACTATACATATTTAGACTCATTATGGCAGTATCATCCTAATTTACGATTTTTTTACGGTAGTTCTATTATAAGTATTTTAAATTTTATAGCTCGTTTAGCACCGTTTTCAAATCCGGAACTTCTTATAACAGATGAAAATCCAAGGATAAAAAGAGCATATTATGAATAG
- the nosH gene encoding menaquinol dehydrogenase NosGH, membrane component NosH (Pfam matches to PF12801.3 Fer4_5, and to PF12801.3 Fer4_5, and to PF13237.2 Fer4_10) yields MNKYESRQTVANASFLSTFISTDKNGKKRPSIRFYRYFIMILVHLLFVLSYVADIQILEGDITGSRIMGFHLADPFITTEIILAHDSFPINLMIGSLTILAFYVIFAGRAFCSFVCPYNFFGEFAERLNAKLVKAKIIKPRHFDPNMRYIFLLAFWLLSFLSGYLIFEIFSPVGIVSRFIIYGYSAAIWWAILVFLVEVFFSRRFWCRYVCPVGTLYSLVSAMRAIKISWNKDRCDHCGVCIDVCIVPKVLEITKTKNADSNGGSFSVVSGDCTLCGRCIDVCHADALSYENRLKKLL; encoded by the coding sequence ATGAATAAGTATGAATCACGCCAAACCGTTGCAAATGCTAGTTTTCTAAGCACATTTATCAGCACTGATAAAAATGGTAAAAAGCGCCCAAGCATACGCTTTTACCGCTATTTTATAATGATATTAGTACATCTTTTATTTGTACTTTCATACGTAGCTGATATCCAAATCCTAGAAGGCGATATCACTGGATCAAGGATAATGGGATTTCACTTAGCTGATCCTTTTATCACCACTGAGATAATATTAGCCCATGATAGTTTCCCGATAAATTTGATGATAGGTTCGCTTACTATACTAGCATTTTATGTTATATTTGCAGGTAGAGCATTTTGTAGCTTTGTATGTCCGTACAATTTTTTTGGAGAGTTTGCCGAAAGACTAAATGCAAAATTAGTAAAAGCTAAGATTATCAAACCTAGACATTTTGATCCAAATATGCGATATATCTTTTTACTAGCATTTTGGCTGCTTAGTTTTCTTAGCGGATATCTTATATTTGAGATATTTAGTCCAGTAGGTATAGTTTCAAGATTTATTATATACGGTTATAGCGCTGCTATATGGTGGGCTATTTTAGTATTTTTAGTTGAAGTGTTTTTCTCAAGAAGATTTTGGTGCAGATATGTTTGTCCAGTAGGAACTCTTTACTCTTTAGTATCTGCGATGAGAGCTATAAAGATAAGCTGGAACAAAGATAGATGTGATCACTGCGGAGTATGTATCGATGTTTGTATAGTTCCAAAGGTGCTTGAGATTACAAAAACCAAAAATGCAGATTCAAACGGTGGAAGCTTTAGTGTTGTTAGTGGAGACTGTACGCTTTGCGGACGTTGCATAGATGTGTGTCACGCAGATGCTTTATCATATGAAAATAGGCTTAAAAAACTACTATAA
- a CDS encoding two-component system response regulator (Pfam matches to PF00072.20 Response_reg, and to PF00486.24 Trans_reg_C): MSNIMLIEDDLEMQELLKDYLENYGFKVYAFADPKIALEELKKGEFVLVILDLMLPKIDGFEVCKMIRVFSTIAIIISSARGNLGDKVLAFEYGADDYLAKPYEPKELIIRINAVLRRIVKSEEDVKKRFIGEFCIDEEKLEITIDNHILELTKIEYEILLLMLNSKGKVISRGEIAAHIKADLKDRSIDMHISNLRNKIFDDPKDPKYIKSVWGIGYKFIG, translated from the coding sequence ATGAGCAATATAATGCTAATTGAAGATGACCTTGAGATGCAAGAACTCTTAAAAGATTACTTGGAAAATTACGGATTTAAAGTGTATGCTTTTGCAGATCCTAAAATCGCACTTGAAGAGCTGAAAAAAGGTGAATTCGTACTAGTTATACTTGATCTTATGCTACCAAAAATAGATGGCTTTGAAGTGTGTAAAATGATAAGAGTATTTAGTACTATAGCTATCATAATCTCAAGCGCAAGAGGAAATTTAGGCGATAAAGTTTTGGCTTTTGAATATGGGGCTGATGACTACTTAGCAAAACCATATGAGCCAAAAGAGCTGATAATAAGAATAAACGCGGTATTAAGACGGATAGTAAAGAGCGAAGAAGATGTTAAAAAGCGGTTTATAGGTGAGTTTTGCATAGATGAAGAAAAACTTGAAATAACAATCGATAATCATATCTTAGAACTTACTAAAATAGAGTATGAAATCTTGCTTTTAATGCTAAATAGTAAAGGAAAAGTCATATCTAGAGGCGAGATAGCTGCGCATATAAAAGCGGATCTAAAAGATAGAAGTATAGATATGCATATAAGCAATCTACGAAATAAAATTTTTGACGATCCAAAAGACCCAAAATATATAAAATCCGTTTGGGGAATCGGCTATAAGTTTATAGGTTAA
- a CDS encoding putative protein (DUF1924 domain) (Pfam match to PF09086.7 DUF1924), giving the protein MKKIAYMLACACMISSATLGAELNTQMKAYIDSLKAESLKNDENFKDFDAARGGVIFKTKNIGKDNQLLSCESCHGSDLTKSANNVFTNKTLEPLSPNANSSRLTDVKDVQKWLKRNFKDVYQREGTPLEKGDVLYYILSK; this is encoded by the coding sequence ATGAAAAAAATAGCTTATATGTTGGCTTGTGCTTGTATGATAAGTAGCGCAACTCTTGGAGCTGAACTAAATACGCAGATGAAAGCGTACATAGATAGCTTAAAAGCTGAAAGTTTGAAAAATGATGAGAATTTTAAGGATTTTGACGCTGCTCGAGGAGGAGTGATATTTAAAACAAAAAATATCGGTAAAGATAATCAACTATTATCTTGCGAAAGCTGTCATGGAAGTGATCTTACAAAAAGTGCAAATAATGTATTTACAAATAAAACATTAGAACCGCTATCGCCTAATGCAAATAGCTCAAGACTTACAGATGTAAAAGACGTGCAAAAATGGCTTAAAAGAAATTTCAAAGATGTATATCAAAGAGAGGGAACTCCACTTGAAAAAGGCGATGTTCTTTACTATATCTTATCAAAGTAA
- the nosG gene encoding menaquinol dehydrogenase NosGH, periplasmic component NosG (Pfam match to PF12838.3 Fer4_7) has product MNRRNFTIFSLATLACSGVAGYLLKGYEARNHLRPPGSVKHFESLCIKCGQCVQVCPYHSIELLGIDDGINLASAYIDPTKRGCYLCDLFPCVLSCPSGALDHSTTTINDVNMGVAVVKDFSKCYANLNKQVSRDDVADLLARETFNEREDQAKKIISDSIGKSCSLCIDECPIKGAIKFIEIDAKPVPKIEPTCVGCGVCSEVCFAKVIEIAPNRTYEEIYKE; this is encoded by the coding sequence ATGAATAGACGAAACTTTACTATATTTAGCTTAGCTACTTTAGCCTGTAGCGGCGTAGCTGGATATCTACTAAAAGGATATGAAGCAAGAAACCATCTAAGACCTCCTGGAAGTGTAAAACACTTTGAGTCTTTATGCATAAAGTGCGGACAGTGCGTACAAGTTTGTCCATATCATAGTATAGAGCTTTTGGGTATTGATGATGGGATAAATTTAGCTTCAGCTTACATAGATCCTACCAAAAGAGGCTGTTATCTGTGTGATCTATTTCCTTGCGTATTATCTTGTCCAAGCGGAGCATTAGATCACAGTACCACGACTATCAATGATGTAAATATGGGAGTTGCGGTCGTAAAAGACTTTAGCAAGTGTTATGCAAATTTAAACAAACAAGTATCAAGAGATGACGTGGCGGACTTGCTTGCTAGAGAAACTTTCAACGAAAGAGAAGATCAAGCCAAAAAAATTATAAGCGATAGTATAGGCAAGTCCTGTTCTTTATGTATCGATGAATGTCCCATAAAAGGAGCTATAAAATTTATTGAAATAGACGCAAAACCAGTTCCGAAAATAGAACCCACGTGTGTCGGCTGCGGAGTATGCAGCGAGGTGTGCTTTGCTAAAGTTATAGAGATAGCGCCAAATAGAACTTACGAAGAAATTTACAAGGAATAA
- the nosY gene encoding copper ABC transporter NosDFY, putative permease protein NosY (Pfam match to PF12679.3 ABC2_membrane_2), with amino-acid sequence MKNLLLIAKIDLRESLRSKWFLLYLLIFAGLIATFFVTGVLDSRVAGFSGLTRMLLLFIQICVVILPIFILITTVRSISTDREAGALEYLLSFPISLKEYYFGKALGRAFTIFMPIVLALIFSLVIAVFKGVEIPWSLFFYYTLLLLSLSFVFLAFGFLISSVIKSSEFALGFSFLFWLFLLAFIDLALIGLMMQNAVNENIIYTIALLNPIEVFRVASISLFDRNLAVIGAAAYFILDSFGVVNFIIYSIIYPIILGIISLTLGYILFTKKDLV; translated from the coding sequence ATGAAGAACCTACTTTTAATTGCCAAAATCGACCTAAGAGAGTCGCTGCGTTCCAAATGGTTTTTGCTTTATCTGCTTATTTTTGCTGGTCTCATAGCGACTTTTTTTGTTACTGGAGTGCTGGATTCAAGAGTTGCTGGATTTAGCGGACTTACTAGAATGCTTCTTTTGTTTATTCAAATTTGCGTTGTTATTTTGCCTATTTTTATACTCATAACCACAGTTAGAAGCATAAGCACAGACCGTGAAGCAGGAGCTTTAGAGTATCTTTTGAGCTTCCCTATCTCACTTAAAGAGTACTACTTTGGTAAAGCTTTAGGTAGGGCATTTACTATATTTATGCCTATAGTTTTGGCTCTTATATTTTCTTTGGTGATAGCTGTTTTTAAAGGAGTTGAGATACCGTGGTCACTGTTTTTTTACTACACTTTACTGCTTTTATCTCTTAGTTTTGTGTTTTTAGCGTTTGGATTTCTCATATCAAGCGTGATAAAAAGTAGCGAGTTTGCACTTGGTTTTTCATTTTTATTTTGGCTATTTTTGTTAGCATTTATAGATTTGGCTTTGATCGGACTTATGATGCAAAACGCGGTAAATGAAAACATCATCTACACCATAGCGCTTTTAAATCCTATAGAGGTATTTCGCGTAGCTTCTATAAGTTTATTTGATAGAAACTTAGCTGTTATAGGCGCGGCGGCTTATTTTATCTTAGATAGTTTTGGAGTAGTAAATTTTATAATATATTCAATAATTTATCCTATAATTTTAGGTATCATAAGCCTAACCTTAGGCTATATTCTCTTTACCAAAAAGGATTTAGTATGA
- a CDS encoding diheme cytochrome c (N-terminal cytochrome b domain) (Pfam matches to PF09626.6 DHC, and to PF00033.15 Cytochrome_B): MTKSYIWSFGSRFCHIALIVSFALSYILIEMGASLYYHAVFGVVFGVAIAFRVIWGFIGTKYSKFSDFKFKGIMEYLLPTHTQEKHYTGHNPASSIAAVVIMVLGAIVLVSGLMMYGLSENSGVFAFLYDHYGKFRFVQNVHFISSNLLLWVVIVHICGAIIDKFIDKNDTVDSMISGYKKTSINVSISMSKAQKAFCVFWVAAIVCMGAYLAFYRSNIILQSRASKIDYANLNKDFAKECGSCHIIYPTFLLPQKAWEVMMSNLEDHFGDDASIDDETNRNILEFLVKNAAQNVDNKIAFNILQNAKDDEISITKYSYWIDSHKNIDEKVFKYVDIKSKSNCSACHKNIENGIIQKSLINYKKL; this comes from the coding sequence GTGACTAAAAGCTATATATGGAGTTTTGGCTCAAGATTTTGCCATATCGCACTTATAGTAAGTTTTGCTTTATCGTACATACTTATAGAAATGGGCGCTTCTTTATACTATCACGCGGTGTTTGGAGTTGTGTTTGGCGTGGCAATAGCTTTTAGAGTGATTTGGGGATTTATCGGTACTAAATACTCGAAATTTAGTGATTTTAAATTTAAAGGGATAATGGAGTATCTACTACCTACTCATACGCAAGAAAAGCATTATACCGGGCATAATCCAGCGTCTAGTATAGCTGCGGTTGTCATTATGGTTTTGGGGGCTATCGTTTTGGTGTCTGGGTTAATGATGTATGGTTTGAGTGAAAATAGCGGAGTATTTGCGTTTTTATATGATCATTATGGCAAATTTAGGTTTGTGCAAAATGTACATTTCATCTCTTCAAATTTACTTTTATGGGTAGTTATAGTGCATATATGCGGTGCGATCATAGATAAATTTATAGATAAAAACGACACTGTGGATTCGATGATAAGCGGATATAAAAAAACTTCGATAAATGTAAGCATAAGTATGAGCAAGGCGCAAAAAGCATTTTGTGTATTTTGGGTAGCGGCTATAGTTTGTATGGGCGCGTACTTGGCGTTTTATAGATCAAATATCATTTTACAAAGCAGAGCTTCAAAGATAGACTATGCGAATTTAAATAAAGATTTTGCTAAAGAGTGCGGAAGCTGTCATATCATATATCCTACGTTTTTACTACCTCAAAAAGCGTGGGAGGTAATGATGTCAAATTTAGAAGATCATTTTGGGGATGATGCGTCTATAGATGATGAAACAAATAGAAATATACTTGAGTTCTTAGTGAAAAATGCGGCTCAAAATGTAGATAATAAAATAGCTTTTAATATCTTACAAAATGCTAAAGATGATGAAATATCTATAACAAAATATAGCTACTGGATAGATAGTCATAAAAATATAGATGAAAAAGTATTTAAATATGTAGATATAAAATCAAAATCAAACTGCAGTGCGTGTCATAAAAATATAGAAAATGGTATAATTCAAAAGAGTTTGATAAATTATAAAAAACTATAG